One Cupriavidus taiwanensis DNA window includes the following coding sequences:
- a CDS encoding TauD/TfdA dioxygenase family protein, translated as MQVERLTCSIGAEVSGVNLGDASRDATLFAEIKALLLAHKVLFLRDQDITRAEHVAFARRFGQLEDHPIVGSDPEHPGLVQIYKSPDQPLDRRENSWHTDATWRVAPPMGAVLRCVECPDVGGDTMWVNMALAYEQLPQHVKDDIADLHASHSIQSSFGASMPIEKRLALKAQYPDAEHPVVRTHPETGEKVLFVNSFTTHFVNFKTPARVRVGQDGNPGSGQLLAYLISQANIPEYQVRFRWKKNSVAIWDNRCTQHYAVMDYPPCVRKMDRAAIVGDRPF; from the coding sequence ATGCAGGTCGAACGATTGACTTGTTCCATCGGCGCCGAGGTGTCAGGCGTCAATCTCGGTGATGCATCGCGCGACGCGACGTTGTTCGCCGAGATCAAGGCGTTGCTGCTCGCGCACAAGGTTCTGTTCCTGCGGGACCAGGACATTACGCGCGCCGAGCACGTTGCCTTCGCGCGCCGGTTCGGCCAGCTTGAGGACCACCCGATCGTCGGCAGCGATCCGGAGCATCCGGGCCTCGTGCAGATCTACAAGTCGCCGGACCAGCCGCTCGACCGCCGCGAGAATTCGTGGCACACCGACGCGACCTGGCGCGTGGCGCCGCCAATGGGCGCGGTGCTGCGCTGCGTCGAGTGCCCGGACGTTGGCGGCGACACGATGTGGGTGAACATGGCACTCGCGTATGAGCAATTGCCGCAGCACGTGAAGGACGATATCGCTGATCTGCACGCGAGCCACAGCATCCAGTCGAGCTTCGGCGCTTCGATGCCGATCGAAAAACGCCTGGCGCTGAAGGCACAGTACCCGGACGCCGAGCATCCGGTGGTGCGCACGCATCCGGAGACGGGTGAGAAGGTGTTGTTCGTCAACAGCTTCACGACGCATTTTGTCAATTTCAAGACGCCCGCGCGCGTGCGTGTCGGGCAGGACGGCAACCCGGGCTCCGGCCAGTTGCTCGCCTATCTGATCAGCCAGGCCAATATCCCCGAATACCAGGTCCGCTTCCGCTGGAAGAAGAACAGCGTCGCGATCTGGGACAACCGCTGCACCCAGCACTACGCAGTCATGGATTATCCGCCCTGCGTCCGGAAGATGGACCGGGCGGCGATCGTCGGCGACCGGCCGTTCTGA
- a CDS encoding 3-keto-5-aminohexanoate cleavage protein, whose amino-acid sequence MNFLDGHLYPENQQPLVITAAPYAPGYLPSDFPEDIPVSMEAQIQKAVDCYNAGATVLHLHVREPDGKGSKRLSKFNELIAGVRKAVPEMIIQVGGSISFAPEGEGEAAKWLSDDTRHMLAELDPKPDQVTVTVNTTLMNVTEHAEDADYAGLSRGLPAYYNAYKEMIVPSGPGWVEEHIRRLSKAGIQSAFQCYNINSFDTVERLMRRGIYKGPLVMNWVALSGGFDKPSIYSLANIVRDVPDGAMLTVESNQRNVLPVNMMGIAMGLHVRCGIEDGIWNQQRNGKASSVSQIEQLVRIAREFGRPVASAREAREICKIGVFYDTVEETLAANGFAPNRKGGTQGYLRKTA is encoded by the coding sequence ATGAACTTTCTGGACGGACACCTGTATCCCGAGAACCAGCAACCCCTGGTGATTACCGCTGCACCATATGCACCGGGTTACTTGCCTTCAGACTTCCCTGAGGACATCCCTGTCTCCATGGAGGCACAGATCCAAAAGGCTGTCGATTGTTATAACGCGGGCGCGACCGTGCTGCACCTGCATGTGCGCGAACCGGATGGCAAGGGCAGCAAGCGCCTGTCCAAGTTCAACGAACTGATTGCCGGCGTGCGCAAGGCCGTGCCAGAGATGATTATCCAGGTGGGCGGCTCTATCAGTTTTGCCCCGGAAGGCGAGGGCGAAGCCGCCAAATGGCTGAGCGACGACACCCGCCACATGCTGGCCGAACTGGATCCCAAACCAGACCAGGTAACCGTTACCGTCAACACGACCTTGATGAACGTTACCGAGCACGCGGAAGACGCAGACTACGCGGGCCTTTCGCGCGGGCTTCCGGCCTACTACAACGCATACAAGGAGATGATCGTTCCCTCTGGCCCGGGTTGGGTCGAGGAGCATATTCGCCGTCTGAGCAAGGCAGGCATCCAGAGTGCCTTCCAATGCTACAACATCAACAGCTTCGATACGGTGGAGCGGCTGATGCGCCGCGGCATCTACAAGGGCCCGCTGGTCATGAATTGGGTGGCGCTCAGCGGCGGCTTTGACAAGCCCAGTATCTATAGCCTCGCCAATATCGTTCGCGATGTGCCAGATGGCGCCATGCTGACCGTGGAAAGCAACCAGCGCAACGTGCTGCCGGTGAACATGATGGGTATCGCGATGGGCCTGCATGTGCGCTGCGGCATTGAAGACGGTATCTGGAACCAGCAGCGCAACGGCAAGGCTAGCAGTGTGTCCCAGATCGAGCAACTGGTACGTATCGCGCGCGAGTTCGGCCGTCCTGTTGCAAGTGCCAGGGAGGCACGCGAGATCTGCAAGATCGGCGTGTTCTATGACACCGTCGAGGAAACCCTGGCAGCCAACGGCTTTGCCCCCAATCGTAAGGGCGGAACCCAGGGGTATCTGCGCAAGACGGCCTGA